A stretch of Paenibacillus peoriae DNA encodes these proteins:
- a CDS encoding response regulator transcription factor, whose translation MYKVMIVDDEPLFRDFLRMKIDWEIHGFRVCCEARNGQEALQEAERHQPHLALVDINMPFIDGIELAKRLKVKFERIVIVFISGHNEFEYLQKAVRTGVQDYLLKPFNAEEMLSMLERIKPKLPVLPQESESAELRGQGGEVLHSRAGMPDLGHLRDAVVLDLRMKDSETLEEVRKAIRQLSKYKWGDEYADAMLMGIVSLALSFASERGIPYDRLWENGGDNSPYERLRELDSWEAAEGWMLALYRKLIQLMENMRPTKASNLFVAAINYIEEHYADSELSAEQVSCGVFVDPSYLRRVFRKESGFSIVDHITHIRMKKAKELLLKGNRKLSEIAESVGYSDPNYFGKCFKKRFGMTPTEYEQLKKR comes from the coding sequence ATGTATAAAGTGATGATTGTCGATGATGAACCGCTGTTCCGAGACTTTCTGCGTATGAAGATAGATTGGGAAATTCATGGTTTTCGGGTTTGCTGCGAAGCAAGGAACGGACAGGAAGCACTTCAGGAAGCCGAGCGGCATCAGCCACATCTCGCCCTCGTAGATATCAATATGCCCTTCATTGACGGAATTGAATTAGCCAAGAGATTGAAAGTCAAGTTCGAACGCATCGTTATTGTATTCATATCTGGACATAACGAATTTGAATACCTACAGAAGGCGGTTCGAACCGGAGTACAGGATTATTTGTTGAAGCCGTTCAATGCAGAAGAAATGCTCTCGATGTTGGAACGCATTAAGCCGAAGCTACCGGTGCTTCCACAGGAGAGCGAAAGTGCAGAGTTAAGGGGACAGGGCGGCGAAGTGTTGCATAGCAGAGCAGGTATGCCTGATTTGGGCCATCTACGCGATGCGGTTGTGCTTGACCTCCGAATGAAAGACAGTGAAACGCTAGAGGAGGTCCGTAAGGCAATCCGTCAGCTTAGTAAATATAAATGGGGAGACGAATACGCAGATGCGATGCTTATGGGAATCGTATCTTTAGCCCTTTCCTTTGCCAGTGAACGAGGCATTCCTTATGACCGGCTATGGGAAAATGGAGGAGACAATTCTCCTTACGAACGGCTGCGAGAGTTAGATTCCTGGGAGGCTGCTGAAGGTTGGATGCTCGCTCTATACCGCAAGCTGATCCAACTGATGGAGAATATGCGTCCTACGAAGGCTTCCAATTTATTTGTGGCGGCGATCAACTATATTGAGGAACATTATGCAGACTCAGAGCTGTCTGCTGAGCAGGTTTCGTGCGGAGTATTCGTCGATCCCAGCTACCTGCGCCGCGTATTTCGCAAGGAGTCTGGCTTTTCCATAGTGGATCATATTACACACATCCGAATGAAGAAGGCTAAGGAGCTTTTGCTGAAAGGAAATCGGAAGCTGTCAGAAATCGCTGAAAGTGTAGGATACAGTGACCCCAATTATTTTGGCAAATGCTTCAAGAAACGCTTTGGCATGACACCCACTGAATATGAGCAACTCAAAAAAAGGTAG
- a CDS encoding alpha-galactosidase encodes MNIHVNEALGLFHLQSKDCSYIIQLVEGYPAHVYWGAQLHHDQSLASILELRERCSFSPTPVSSSRIISLDTLPQEYPQYGTSDFRQPAYQVALADGTRTTELKYSGYRIEPGKPKLEGLPSVYAESDDEATTLYMILEDQYSGLKTTLLYTVFADHSAIARSTLFEQKGSATMNIEHAMSASVDFADSNYQALYLPGAWVRERHIQRRDLGPGSIRLESRRGSSSHQMNPFLALLRPDVTEDRGDVYGFSLIYSSNFVAQAEVEQFNQTRVSIGINPFDFSWRLEPGQSFQTPEAVLVFSEEGLGGMSRTYHRLYRTRLCRGAYRDKERPILVNNWEATYFDFDADKIEAIAKEAGPLGIELFVLDDGWFGKRDNDNSSLGDWFEDRHKLPGGLTDLAKRVNEQGLQFGLWVEPEMVSPDSELYRNHPDWCLHAEGRRRTEGRSQLVLDLSRKEVCDYLYETLSSVFSIAPITYVKWDMNRNMTEIASATAPSERQKETAHRYMLGLYDLLERLTSQFPDILFESCSGGGGRFDPGMLYYMPQTWTSDDTDAIERLAIQYGTSIVYPASTMGAHVSNVPNHQVGRNTSLAIRGDVAMSGNFGYELDLTAFTNEEKELAAKQIAQYKEIRSLVQQGDMYRLLSPFEGRGDTAWMFVSEDQSEAFVAYFRVLAEPNGPIRRLTLKGLDPDKKYIIEHGATGSTAVHTGNTLVEDGGSPFRVAFDGEIFGGDRLMKIGLVVSDLSGDFTSSTFRLKAISC; translated from the coding sequence ATGAACATTCATGTTAACGAAGCGCTTGGTTTGTTTCATTTGCAGTCCAAGGATTGCAGCTATATTATCCAGCTAGTAGAAGGATATCCCGCACATGTCTATTGGGGAGCTCAACTTCATCATGACCAAAGTCTCGCAAGTATATTGGAACTTAGGGAGCGTTGCTCCTTCTCTCCCACTCCCGTTTCTTCCAGTCGTATAATTTCTTTGGACACGCTTCCTCAGGAATACCCCCAGTATGGAACAAGCGACTTTCGTCAACCGGCTTACCAGGTTGCACTTGCGGACGGTACTCGAACTACTGAGCTAAAATATAGTGGTTACCGTATTGAACCAGGTAAACCCAAGCTCGAGGGACTTCCTTCCGTCTATGCCGAATCGGATGATGAAGCCACAACCCTCTATATGATCCTTGAGGATCAATACTCGGGGCTTAAGACTACACTGCTCTATACTGTATTTGCGGACCACAGTGCCATTGCTAGATCTACTCTTTTTGAACAAAAGGGAAGCGCTACCATGAATATTGAACACGCCATGAGCGCCTCTGTCGACTTCGCCGATTCCAACTACCAAGCCCTCTACTTACCTGGAGCCTGGGTTCGGGAAAGACATATCCAACGCCGCGACCTCGGACCTGGCTCCATTCGGCTCGAGAGTAGACGGGGCTCCAGCAGTCACCAAATGAATCCCTTTCTGGCACTGCTTCGGCCTGATGTGACTGAAGATCGAGGGGATGTGTACGGTTTCAGTCTAATCTACAGCAGCAACTTCGTCGCACAGGCGGAAGTAGAGCAGTTCAATCAGACTCGTGTAAGTATCGGAATCAATCCCTTTGACTTCTCCTGGCGGCTTGAGCCGGGTCAGTCATTCCAGACTCCTGAAGCCGTATTGGTCTTTTCCGAAGAAGGTCTTGGGGGCATGTCACGCACCTATCACCGACTCTATCGCACACGTCTGTGCCGAGGGGCTTACCGTGACAAAGAACGTCCGATTCTCGTGAACAATTGGGAAGCCACCTATTTCGACTTCGACGCCGATAAAATCGAGGCGATTGCCAAAGAAGCGGGGCCTCTTGGAATTGAGCTGTTTGTTCTTGATGACGGTTGGTTTGGTAAGCGAGACAACGACAACAGTTCGCTTGGGGACTGGTTCGAAGACCGCCACAAGTTGCCCGGCGGTCTTACTGACCTGGCCAAACGGGTTAATGAACAAGGATTACAGTTTGGTTTGTGGGTTGAGCCGGAAATGGTATCACCTGATAGTGAACTGTACCGCAACCATCCCGACTGGTGCCTGCATGCGGAAGGTCGGCGGCGGACGGAAGGCCGATCCCAACTGGTGCTCGATCTCTCCCGCAAGGAAGTATGCGACTACTTGTACGAGACGCTTAGCTCCGTATTTTCGATCGCTCCAATCACTTATGTCAAGTGGGACATGAACCGTAACATGACGGAGATTGCTTCGGCTACAGCCCCTAGCGAACGACAAAAGGAAACTGCGCACCGTTATATGCTCGGACTTTACGATCTGTTGGAACGTCTGACCTCCCAGTTCCCGGACATCTTGTTCGAAAGCTGTTCTGGAGGCGGTGGGCGATTTGATCCCGGAATGCTCTACTATATGCCGCAGACATGGACCAGTGATGATACCGATGCCATTGAAAGATTGGCTATCCAGTATGGAACAAGTATCGTGTACCCGGCCAGTACCATGGGCGCACATGTATCGAACGTGCCGAACCACCAGGTGGGACGAAACACCTCCCTCGCCATACGCGGCGACGTGGCAATGAGCGGGAATTTTGGCTACGAACTCGACCTTACTGCATTTACGAATGAAGAAAAAGAACTCGCGGCCAAACAAATTGCCCAGTATAAAGAAATCCGTTCCCTTGTACAGCAGGGAGATATGTATCGACTTCTTAGTCCGTTTGAAGGCCGAGGCGACACGGCCTGGATGTTCGTTAGCGAGGACCAATCCGAAGCGTTTGTCGCTTACTTCCGCGTACTAGCTGAACCAAATGGGCCCATCCGGCGACTAACTCTAAAAGGACTTGACCCAGATAAAAAGTATATAATCGAACACGGGGCGACAGGCAGCACTGCAGTCCATACGGGTAATACCTTAGTGGAAGATGGCGGTTCCCCCTTCCGCGTAGCATTTGATGGCGAAATTTTTGGAGGCGACCGCCTAATGAAAATTGGGCTTGTTGTCTCGGATCTCTCTGGAGACTTCACCAGCTCTACTTTCCGCCTTAAAGCTATTTCCTGCTAA
- a CDS encoding carbohydrate ABC transporter permease, giving the protein MSKTALSKFRQAVLQIPLWLYFIVSVYPLFWMVSYSFKNNDEIFVSNPFGLPTHFRYENYINAWTQFNIPRYFLNSLVVSTISTLFILLLALMFAFAVARMRWRFRSAVRTYMIIGMFMPLQVIMIPLAILVRDFHLTNTYGALILPYIAIGLPFSSMIFYGFLTAIPKEIEEAACMDGANIYRLFLKIIMPLALPAIATVAIFQFLNNWNEFTLAYILISDENMKTLPLGLLFFQGSYSTDWGAMGAVMTMASLPMVLVYLFLSEQVERAMTVGSAVKG; this is encoded by the coding sequence ATGAGTAAAACTGCTTTGAGCAAGTTCAGACAAGCTGTTCTGCAGATACCGCTGTGGTTGTATTTTATTGTTTCGGTCTATCCGTTGTTCTGGATGGTTTCCTACTCGTTCAAGAACAACGATGAGATCTTTGTCTCTAACCCATTTGGACTGCCAACGCATTTTCGTTACGAAAATTACATCAATGCGTGGACGCAATTTAATATTCCCCGTTACTTTCTGAACAGTCTGGTCGTATCAACGATTTCGACTTTGTTCATTCTTTTGCTGGCTCTGATGTTTGCCTTCGCAGTGGCTCGTATGAGATGGAGGTTTCGTTCAGCTGTCCGGACTTATATGATCATAGGAATGTTTATGCCACTGCAGGTTATCATGATACCGCTGGCGATTCTGGTTCGCGATTTTCATCTTACGAATACGTACGGAGCTCTTATTCTTCCTTATATCGCAATTGGGCTTCCTTTCTCGTCAATGATTTTCTATGGATTCCTAACAGCAATTCCTAAGGAGATTGAAGAGGCGGCATGCATGGATGGAGCTAATATTTATAGACTGTTCCTGAAAATCATTATGCCACTTGCATTGCCTGCAATTGCGACGGTAGCCATTTTTCAATTCTTGAACAACTGGAATGAGTTCACTTTGGCCTATATTCTAATTTCTGATGAAAATATGAAAACATTGCCTCTAGGCTTACTTTTCTTCCAGGGTTCCTACAGTACGGATTGGGGAGCCATGGGAGCTGTTATGACTATGGCCTCCTTACCGATGGTACTTGTCTACCTGTTCTTGAGTGAACAAGTGGAGCGGGCGATGACGGTAGGTTCTGCTGTAAAAGGGTAG
- a CDS encoding cache domain-containing sensor histidine kinase, with protein sequence MNILSLARKWFGRLRFKSKVIAVFLPLIIVSLLILGLLSNQLFSRSLIDQTTSNVVDESQLILSRTDYIFRSVETAANIMVTNINRMYDSYGAKPDTAMEPIQFGNLMQSRLSIDLSIFREVDAAVFIDNEGKIFASYTESGDDRKIYSMLKRVRESESYGQALWFDMEKRDFLTPDPSSPVLTLGKTVINIDTGEPYGTLFLLVKEEGLSDYFRSSDPDAPKSYYFLDNEMRVAVAEDNEMLMNPVNPQLGEAIQRCAPNASHGTCSFEYEGNLITVTDYNRMEWKLVNIVSLSLLTADVRQNVRLSLLIGVLCLVFSWLGASFLSRMVVSPLEQLTKAMRKVVTGDLQPVATVRTEDEIGTIAEAFNFMVRRVRELLDEVRQEQNRKREYELALISAQIKPHFLYNTLDTIYALNELDRNEEARDTTKALADFYRMVLNKGRELITLEKEAQITDDYLTILQIRYPDVFRYEVDIPPEFEGTPIPKLSLQPLVENSIYHGLKKKGTKGFIRIFAFRQGDKVVVRVEDNGVGMNEIQVQTIMSRHLPEEGIRSIGTYSVQQRLSLYFGEEYGISVQSVLTKGTTVDLSLPMLPKGSEHQNV encoded by the coding sequence GTGAATATTCTGTCACTAGCTCGTAAGTGGTTTGGTCGACTTCGCTTTAAAAGCAAGGTTATAGCGGTATTTCTTCCGCTAATTATTGTTTCTCTGCTTATTCTTGGACTATTGTCCAACCAACTTTTCAGCCGTTCTTTGATAGACCAAACTACCAGCAATGTGGTCGATGAGTCTCAGCTTATCTTGTCTAGGACCGATTACATATTCAGGAGTGTGGAGACGGCGGCCAATATTATGGTCACGAATATTAACCGGATGTATGATTCATACGGTGCCAAACCTGATACTGCCATGGAGCCTATTCAGTTTGGAAACTTGATGCAGAGCCGCCTATCCATTGATTTGTCAATCTTTCGTGAGGTGGATGCCGCTGTCTTCATTGATAACGAAGGGAAGATTTTCGCCTCTTATACCGAAAGCGGGGATGATCGCAAGATCTATAGCATGCTTAAGCGGGTAAGGGAATCTGAAAGTTATGGACAGGCCCTCTGGTTTGATATGGAGAAGAGGGATTTCCTAACACCAGATCCGAGCTCTCCCGTTTTGACGCTGGGGAAGACGGTCATTAATATAGACACCGGCGAACCATATGGAACGCTTTTTCTGTTAGTGAAGGAAGAAGGTTTGTCCGATTACTTTCGTTCCAGCGATCCAGATGCACCCAAATCTTATTATTTTTTAGATAACGAAATGCGCGTGGCTGTGGCAGAAGACAATGAGATGCTGATGAATCCGGTGAATCCACAGCTGGGTGAGGCCATCCAACGTTGTGCCCCTAATGCATCCCATGGAACGTGCTCATTCGAGTATGAGGGCAACCTGATAACGGTCACTGATTATAACCGAATGGAATGGAAGTTGGTCAATATTGTTTCTCTTAGCCTGCTTACAGCTGATGTCCGGCAAAATGTTAGATTGTCGCTATTAATCGGTGTGTTATGCCTTGTTTTTTCCTGGCTGGGTGCTAGCTTTCTGTCCAGAATGGTCGTTAGTCCTCTCGAACAATTGACTAAGGCCATGCGAAAAGTAGTAACTGGTGATTTGCAACCTGTTGCGACAGTCCGTACTGAAGATGAAATCGGTACCATTGCGGAAGCGTTTAACTTTATGGTAAGACGGGTTCGGGAACTGCTGGATGAGGTAAGGCAGGAACAGAACCGTAAGCGTGAATATGAGCTTGCACTGATAAGCGCCCAAATTAAACCGCATTTTCTGTACAACACTTTGGATACCATTTATGCACTCAATGAGTTAGATCGTAATGAGGAGGCTAGAGATACTACAAAAGCGCTGGCAGATTTTTATCGAATGGTGCTGAACAAGGGACGGGAACTAATCACTTTAGAAAAGGAAGCTCAGATTACTGATGATTACCTGACGATTCTGCAAATCCGTTATCCCGATGTGTTTCGCTATGAAGTGGATATTCCTCCCGAGTTTGAAGGTACACCGATCCCGAAGCTCTCGCTTCAGCCGCTTGTCGAGAATTCGATTTACCATGGCCTTAAGAAGAAAGGAACAAAAGGTTTTATCCGCATTTTTGCCTTTAGACAGGGCGATAAGGTGGTCGTTAGAGTGGAGGACAACGGCGTGGGGATGAACGAAATACAGGTTCAGACCATTATGTCCAGACATTTGCCGGAAGAAGGAATACGATCAATCGGCACCTACAGCGTTCAGCAGCGGCTGAGCCTGTATTTTGGCGAGGAGTATGGGATATCCGTGCAAAGTGTGCTCACGAAGGGAACAACTGTTGACCTGTCGCTGCCGATGCTGCCAAAGGGGAGTGAACACCAAAATGTATAA
- a CDS encoding ABC transporter substrate-binding protein — protein MKKTYKSWSAALLVLTMSIGLIACGEDNSTSSKSEAGDGTIKLKVYAQHFDDDTIKPFDYAVEELKKKMPNVEIELDPAVQDGGQKLKTYAATGNMPDVYLADWAVLQTFAKSKNVEVLDSYDTTAEFKKNLNPGVESRLIAPDNHVYAYPETGIEFQMIYYNKSIFEKVGIKTPLKTIDQMADAAKKLKAAGYVPMSIFAKEKWITTAFYNGLVTREQPRGFGALDEKGVKALPEAFVTAAQQMKQLQTAGLFDANATNTNYDQASSLFYQGKAAMFVNGQWEIYSSQEKLGDQVDWMYWPAKDEATYEKSKYFIDGSGSPQGYAVSSSSKNKETAVKVAAFLATKSAEYRYTQLGSPIVSQKVDKPIASNVPAMMQRVVKELLPNAQEYAQLLSSTKIQNTINDNTQNLMVDNFSENDFVNNLNSTLDKEN, from the coding sequence ATGAAAAAAACTTACAAAAGTTGGAGTGCAGCTTTGCTAGTGCTCACTATGTCGATTGGATTGATTGCTTGTGGGGAAGATAACTCGACCTCTTCCAAGAGCGAGGCAGGGGACGGTACGATCAAATTAAAGGTGTATGCACAACATTTTGATGACGATACCATAAAGCCGTTCGATTATGCGGTGGAAGAGCTTAAAAAGAAGATGCCAAACGTAGAAATTGAACTGGATCCTGCCGTACAGGACGGAGGACAGAAGCTTAAAACCTATGCGGCAACGGGCAATATGCCGGATGTCTATTTAGCGGATTGGGCTGTCCTGCAAACTTTCGCAAAATCGAAAAATGTTGAGGTGCTGGACAGCTATGACACAACGGCCGAATTCAAGAAGAATCTTAACCCGGGTGTTGAATCGCGTTTGATAGCTCCAGACAACCATGTGTATGCTTATCCCGAAACCGGCATTGAATTCCAAATGATCTATTACAACAAGTCGATTTTCGAGAAGGTAGGAATTAAAACACCGCTTAAGACGATTGACCAGATGGCCGATGCAGCGAAAAAGTTGAAAGCTGCTGGTTACGTACCTATGTCAATTTTTGCCAAAGAAAAATGGATCACGACCGCTTTCTATAATGGGCTGGTTACAAGGGAGCAGCCGCGTGGGTTCGGAGCACTTGATGAGAAGGGTGTAAAAGCATTGCCGGAAGCATTCGTAACAGCGGCACAGCAGATGAAGCAACTGCAAACAGCCGGATTATTCGATGCAAACGCGACGAACACCAATTATGATCAGGCTTCGTCCCTGTTTTATCAGGGCAAAGCTGCCATGTTCGTGAATGGACAATGGGAAATTTACAGCTCACAGGAAAAGCTGGGCGACCAGGTCGACTGGATGTACTGGCCTGCAAAGGATGAAGCAACCTACGAGAAATCCAAATATTTCATTGACGGCTCAGGTTCTCCACAGGGCTACGCAGTATCATCGAGTAGCAAAAATAAGGAAACAGCCGTAAAGGTAGCGGCATTCCTTGCCACAAAGTCAGCCGAATACAGATACACTCAACTTGGAAGCCCAATTGTTTCGCAGAAAGTGGATAAGCCAATCGCCTCCAATGTTCCAGCAATGATGCAGCGAGTTGTCAAAGAGTTGCTGCCAAATGCGCAGGAATATGCTCAACTTCTGAGTAGTACAAAAATTCAGAACACTATTAATGACAATACTCAGAATTTGATGGTAGACAACTTTTCTGAAAACGATTTTGTGAACAATCTGAATAGCACATTGGATAAAGAAAACTGA
- a CDS encoding alpha/beta fold hydrolase translates to MSTYQTVFSDGFELKYAIRGNGRPILVIGSSVYYPRLFSDHLYKKFQFIFLDHRGFAKPNRALKPEDYTLDKVINDIETARQCLHLNEFIILGHSGHAFMALEYAKQYPDYVQKVVLLNSAPTNSQERQRQSSSFFYETASPERKERFEKDIVLLEEDIKRDPDRRFVHMCIRMGAQTFYDYAYDAAYMWKDVYTNMPIIDYLWGEAFGNMNLIQSLADIHKPVYIGLGRYDFLVAPVSLWDRVDDTYENVKKVIFEYSGHNPMFEEPHCFDQTLAKWINEDH, encoded by the coding sequence ATGAGCACTTATCAAACAGTTTTTAGTGATGGATTTGAGCTGAAATATGCTATAAGAGGTAACGGAAGGCCGATATTGGTGATCGGCAGTAGTGTATATTATCCTCGTTTATTTTCAGACCATTTATATAAAAAGTTTCAGTTTATTTTTCTGGATCATCGAGGGTTTGCAAAACCGAATCGAGCTTTAAAACCAGAAGACTATACTTTGGATAAAGTTATTAATGATATAGAAACAGCAAGACAATGCCTTCATCTAAATGAATTTATCATATTAGGACATTCCGGGCATGCCTTTATGGCTTTGGAATATGCTAAACAATACCCGGATTATGTTCAAAAAGTGGTGCTATTAAATTCAGCACCTACGAACAGCCAAGAAAGACAGCGGCAAAGCTCTTCATTCTTTTATGAAACGGCCAGCCCAGAAAGAAAGGAACGTTTTGAAAAGGACATTGTTTTATTAGAGGAAGATATCAAAAGAGACCCAGATAGAAGATTTGTTCACATGTGTATACGAATGGGAGCCCAAACCTTTTATGATTATGCTTACGATGCGGCTTATATGTGGAAGGATGTATACACGAATATGCCTATCATTGATTATTTATGGGGAGAAGCTTTCGGTAACATGAATTTAATACAATCCTTGGCGGATATCCACAAACCTGTATATATTGGTTTGGGAAGGTATGATTTTTTGGTTGCGCCAGTTTCTTTATGGGATAGGGTCGATGACACCTACGAGAACGTGAAAAAAGTGATTTTTGAATATAGTGGGCATAACCCAATGTTTGAAGAACCTCATTGTTTTGATCAAACATTAGCTAAATGGATTAATGAAGATCACTAG
- a CDS encoding carbohydrate ABC transporter permease, with product MNKYLGNKPALALFLLPALILYSVILIYPVLQTVLRSFYDWDGLSTLTFSGLSNYRELFSDPLLATSLKNGLIFAIVLAVFQIGLGTLLALICADPRTRGRKILKTSYFIPVVLSVTVVCQLWIAIYDPTNGLINRLFDLLNIPYQQNWLSSPTASIIAIAFVNAWQFMGYQFALLYAGVKSIPEDYFEAATIDGCSKWRAHWHVTLPLMRETYKFCFIIAITSGIGAFVQMLIMTNGGPGTTNYTLTFMIYRYAFMESNYGYACAVSVLLVLISLLATVVINKLFDRGQTA from the coding sequence ATGAATAAATATTTGGGGAACAAACCGGCACTCGCACTGTTTCTCCTCCCTGCTTTGATACTGTATAGCGTGATTTTGATATATCCCGTTCTGCAAACCGTTCTTCGCAGCTTTTATGATTGGGATGGCCTGAGTACGCTGACCTTTTCGGGACTGAGTAATTATCGGGAACTGTTCTCCGATCCTCTACTTGCTACTTCGCTTAAGAACGGATTAATATTTGCCATTGTTCTGGCGGTCTTTCAGATCGGGCTGGGAACACTATTAGCGCTAATCTGTGCTGACCCGCGCACACGCGGGCGAAAAATACTGAAAACGTCTTATTTTATCCCAGTTGTCCTATCGGTAACCGTGGTGTGCCAGCTGTGGATCGCAATCTATGACCCAACTAACGGATTGATCAACCGACTGTTTGATCTCTTGAACATCCCGTACCAGCAAAATTGGCTGAGCTCCCCGACAGCATCGATTATTGCCATTGCCTTCGTTAATGCCTGGCAGTTTATGGGTTATCAATTTGCGTTGTTATATGCGGGAGTTAAGTCAATACCCGAAGACTACTTTGAAGCCGCCACGATTGACGGTTGCAGCAAATGGAGAGCGCACTGGCATGTCACGCTTCCACTGATGAGGGAAACGTACAAATTCTGCTTCATCATTGCGATTACATCTGGAATAGGGGCCTTTGTGCAGATGCTGATTATGACAAACGGAGGGCCCGGCACTACAAACTATACATTGACATTCATGATTTACCGCTATGCTTTTATGGAAAGCAATTATGGGTATGCGTGTGCTGTATCCGTGCTGCTTGTACTAATCTCACTACTGGCAACTGTAGTTATCAATAAGCTGTTCGACCGCGGACAAACCGCCTGA
- a CDS encoding YjjG family noncanonical pyrimidine nucleotidase produces MKYEIILFDVDDTLFDFKKAESYALHNTFTQFGLPQGATEYKASYDEINSVLWREAEEGHITSAQLRAERFKRLFTFHDLDFNPDAFSAAYLRYLGEGAFLMDGAVELCDMLSDCRLAIITNGIKEVQTSRIQLSPLHDVFEQIIISEEVGCQKPQAGIFDYAFTKLAISDKSKVLMVGDSLTSDIQGGNKYGIDTCWFNPAGKTNASGIQPTYEIKSLMELSNRVLSKRPILNRTSAEI; encoded by the coding sequence ATGAAATACGAAATTATTTTATTTGATGTCGATGACACGCTGTTTGATTTTAAAAAGGCAGAGAGTTATGCGCTACATAATACGTTTACCCAATTTGGCTTGCCACAAGGGGCCACGGAGTATAAAGCTAGTTATGATGAAATCAACAGTGTATTGTGGCGAGAGGCAGAGGAAGGACATATTACCTCAGCGCAACTGCGTGCGGAGCGGTTTAAGCGATTATTTACTTTTCATGATCTAGACTTTAATCCAGATGCTTTTAGTGCTGCATATTTACGTTATTTGGGTGAAGGTGCTTTTTTAATGGACGGAGCGGTTGAATTATGTGATATGCTGTCTGATTGTCGCTTGGCGATCATTACGAATGGAATCAAAGAGGTGCAAACCTCCAGAATTCAGCTTTCACCGCTGCATGATGTATTTGAACAGATAATTATTTCAGAGGAAGTGGGTTGCCAAAAGCCACAAGCTGGTATTTTCGATTACGCATTTACTAAGCTAGCCATTTCAGATAAGAGTAAGGTTCTCATGGTCGGTGATTCTTTGACCTCCGATATTCAAGGAGGCAACAAATACGGAATTGATACCTGTTGGTTCAACCCTGCTGGGAAAACAAACGCGTCTGGCATTCAACCTACTTATGAAATAAAAAGCCTGATGGAGTTATCGAATCGTGTGCTTTCAAAGCGTCCCATCCTGAATCGTACATCGGCGGAAATCTAG
- a CDS encoding LacI family DNA-binding transcriptional regulator: MATIKDIAREAGVSAATVSRVLNNDLSLSVSSDTKNRIFLVAEQLGYKPTRLRQLKQNTERAGKMVSLLLWCSIEEERDDPYYASIRRGIELRCEELGLTLGQTLRGRSSIGTLQKADGLIVVGGVDPEEVFKLHPDKNTIVLVDQYHEQLEYDSVRLHFRQAVDQALGHLLELGHRQIGFIGGKSDGERRAHYFERFMREQGLYNPQFVRIGSWSTADGYLMMNELLAQQERPTACFVASDPLAIGALRALHGLGVKVPEDMAVVGFDDIEMAAFVQPPLTTIRAYPEQMGKAAVQLLSERFEGREPPAYSVIGTKLVIRESSCKKG; the protein is encoded by the coding sequence TTGGCAACCATTAAAGACATTGCCCGCGAAGCGGGTGTGTCTGCCGCAACCGTTTCAAGGGTTTTAAATAACGATCTGTCACTGTCCGTAAGCTCAGACACCAAAAACAGAATTTTTTTGGTTGCCGAGCAACTCGGGTATAAGCCTACCCGGCTGAGGCAATTAAAGCAGAATACGGAACGGGCCGGGAAAATGGTCTCCCTCCTGCTGTGGTGTTCTATTGAGGAGGAAAGAGACGATCCTTATTACGCCTCGATCCGCCGTGGAATCGAACTGCGCTGTGAAGAGCTTGGCCTGACGTTGGGACAGACCTTGCGAGGCCGCTCGTCCATCGGCACCTTACAGAAGGCGGATGGTCTGATTGTTGTGGGCGGCGTTGATCCTGAAGAGGTATTCAAGCTTCATCCTGACAAGAACACCATTGTCCTTGTCGACCAGTACCATGAACAGTTGGAGTATGATTCTGTACGACTTCATTTCAGACAAGCTGTTGATCAGGCACTCGGACATCTACTTGAGCTTGGCCATCGACAAATCGGATTTATCGGCGGTAAGAGCGACGGTGAGCGAAGGGCGCATTATTTTGAACGATTCATGCGGGAACAAGGGTTGTACAATCCTCAATTCGTCCGTATAGGTTCCTGGAGTACCGCGGATGGTTATCTCATGATGAACGAACTCCTAGCCCAACAGGAACGACCGACAGCCTGCTTCGTCGCAAGCGATCCGCTCGCTATTGGTGCCCTCCGCGCCCTTCATGGACTTGGAGTCAAGGTACCAGAGGATATGGCTGTTGTTGGCTTCGACGACATTGAGATGGCAGCCTTCGTGCAGCCTCCGCTAACCACTATCCGTGCATATCCCGAACAGATGGGAAAGGCTGCTGTGCAACTGCTCTCTGAACGGTTTGAGGGGCGTGAACCACCTGCGTATAGCGTGATCGGGACTAAGCTTGTCATTCGAGAAAGCTCATGCAAAAAAGGCTAA